The following DNA comes from Candidatus Cloacimonadota bacterium.
ACCCGAAGGGGGCCATGGCCACGACGCGCCAGCTTTTGGGCAGATGCAGGTGGCTTTTGAGCTTCTTCTCGCTGAAGGCGGCTAGCCAGCAGCTTCCGATTCCGTGGCTCCAGGCGGTGAGGACCATCTGCTGGAAAGAGATGGCGGTATCCACGAGATAGTAGTCCTGATG
Coding sequences within:
- a CDS encoding nitroreductase family protein; protein product: HQDYYLVDTAISFQQMVLTAWSHGIGSCWLAAFSEKKLKSHLHLPKSWRVVAMAPFGYPSEKKSLYSKALSSFAGSKDRLSLCDIVSMNPGKEK